The sequence TTAACTTCTATAAGCACGTCAAAGAAGGCCGCGCTGAGACGGACTATACTGGGAACTTgtcacattaaaaatattttaaaaaatatatcccCTTTAATAACATTTAGTATTGCTGTGGAACAAATGGCCCTGACAATCATTTCGGGCAAGGAAAAAGAATTCTATATGAAAACAcagtaaaataactttttcttttcttccaaaaGGAAGTTCCTTCCGAACAGCAAAGCATATTGTTCTCCAGCTTTGATTGTTTATGCAAAGCTTGATGTTTTCTCCGAATTATGTTACACTCTGTGACAGGCATGGAACAAATACAGTTGGACTGAGATAGGTGTTACTCATTTGGTAGCATGAGAAAGTACATCCAAACTTTTGACTTTCAGGCAGAAGACATCTTCACAAgtcaggaaaacaaaaagacacaaaagtCTGActcttagtattttttttttctccactctaCACAATACACTGTTTGACTCAAAGGACTGTCAAAACAACATTTAATTTTCCAATGACGAGACAGCAGTCACGGGAGAACAAGATAAGCATCTGGGCTACATTGAAGTTGGTTCCTGTTTGTCCTTTGGGACACTGAGTCTTTATTCCTCATCGTGACTACTACTACTGCTGCTAAAACTATCATCGCTTGAAAGAGAATCTTTGTAGACAACATGGCTCGCCCTGCAGACAATAACAACCCTCAAGCATCCATCCGTCTATAgacgtcaatggtagtgaatgagttgaAAAAAATTGCTTGTAATTAATCAATTATATTTTTCAGGCAAATTAAGTGATTCACATAGTTGATGATCTCTCATAGAGCACTGATTGGGAATGACTTCTCTAAGTAACAAAAGCAATTATCACCACGCCACCATGTTTGCGGCTGGTACTCAAGAACGACGTTAAGCAGGCTACTGATTAGGAGAGTAGCCGACTAATTAAGCAAGGACAAAATACAAGCAAACCCCTCTGTTGGGAATTATGATGCTACAGTTCATAGGGGAAGGTTAATCTCATTATTATTAGGTATAACAAGACACTGTCAAATTTGTGAGAGCAATTCAAAATTAGGCATAATGAATATTATTCTTTTCATAGCTAACTGAAAGAAATCTGGAATGATTTTTCTAACACACAGAGTGATCTCGTGTTGGTGAAATAATGCAACGGTTGTGAAAAATAGCGAGCACCAACAGCAGCATCACAAACACTTTGGTCCCATGAGAGCGCGGCGGCCATTGTCCACCGGCGGTAATCGTTCATTTTGCTTTCCCCATTACAGCACAAAGAGAGGGGAGGTAAAAACAGTTTGCCCACAAATCTCCCTCTGTGTGCCAACTGGTTTCCTCCACTTATTCAAGCCAAGAAGCAAAGACCATCTGCTCATTTCTACTCCCGCCTAAAAACACTCGATAATGCGCATTCACTGCTCGCATTTGTCGTTTGCCAGCACACGATTTGACCAAACACTTACTAAAACTCCCTCCAAAACACATCTAAAGCTAGCTTGACCGAGCCATGAATGCGGCCGCTTTGAATGCGTGAGTCCTTCGTCTCCTCCTGGCTCGACTTGAATGGCATCCACCAAAGGAGAACCGGACAAAGCCGGAATTGAGGTGTAAGCCAAGATACAGTCAGCTAgtgaaaatgaaatgatttgGCAGTACATAGTACAACATTGCTTTgttgataattttttttttttttaattgttggatTGAGGTATTTTGGATCTTTATTTATTGCTTGGCGACCCATCTAAAGACCTCCAATGTCTTTTGGCATGTCTCGGTATGACACTTTGATCCACTTAGCGGCTCGCAGTGCAGGGCCAAACAAACACGCTTTGAATGAATATTCACATACAGCTGTCTGGGGCAAGGCGATAGCAGCTGCTACGCTTGACACCCACAAATAGACCAAAGTCGTGCCTGGACATGGGCGGCTACATCTGGGCCAGGTTCAACCCGCCAAATCCCACCGGCAGGTCTGCGTGAGGCCATTTTTATTACAGACCAGCAACACGGGGAACGGATTCGTTTTTATTGGGCCACTCATTTGTAGAACCTTTCATTCGGAAGCCAAGGAAATTAATTTTTAGAATTAAATATCCTCTTAATTTAAGAGTGCATTTTGTTCCCAAATATTATTGTTTGCCTTTATGTGTCCTGCATTTGACTAgtgaccagttcaggatgtACCTAGCTTGACAAAATATAGCTAAAGGCAGATGTTGAATTTTATAATTCCGCTTGTGTCATCTCAATAATAAaggatttgttttttattaattaaagtGAACTACAATCccatataaaaaaatgtaatatttcaACAAACCAAAATTCCATTTGATCAGGTTTCTTCATTATGATTCAATATAATCAGCTTAAAATGGCATTTCCCCTTTACAGTGAATGTAATTTTTTAATGAGCAAATTTAATCTCATCCTAATCCAATGGACTCGCCGTACTGGGTCGGAAGACAAAAACCGCTGTTGTGAGAGTTTCTTGGGCATGGTATGGATACCCCCTAGCCCTCATGGGTTGTTGGTTGGCCCTGACAACACACCTCAACACGGTGCCAGGCTGTCAGGGTGCCAAGGCCGGGCAGCAGCTGCCGGCCCAAACCAGCGGGCACTAATTGAGGCAACGGCAGGGAGCCTCATCTTGCCCAGGTCCTCCCACTGCCTCCTTCAGGCTACgaccacacaacacacacacaatgctgcTTTAATTATGAAAAATTAGCCAAAAGCTAATCTCCAATCTTTTCAATCAACAATGTGCCGGGGCCTGCTAATTAGCAATTTTAAGCAAAAATAAACACGGTTCCCTTTGAGTAACTCATTTTTCTTCCGAAGCACCCTATAGCCCGTTTCACATAAATACGTTTGAATATTTAAATTGATCATAATCGCAATTTCATTTAATACCCGTTTAATCCAGCTTTATTTTTGGGGTGTTTTTGATTTATTAATATCTAAGACCaggtggcatttttttttctacatttattgaCTCAATGTGAATTGAAGGGCAGTTAGTACTTAGACTTTCCCatttaaatacaaaatggaGGACAGTCAGCCGTCACTTCAATTTGACAAGGCCAACAGAGTCAGAAGGACATATGTTATATTTTCCATCGTACTTCTTTGTTTACCGTGCGCCTCTTTTTTTGTTGACTGTTTTAGTGTGTGATGCTGGTATGATGTCACACTCTTTCCATTCATGAGGTCATCCTGCCTAAATCCTGTTGTGTATGAAACATGTCTACTACTAGTATGACTATCAACTACGATTGATTGGATTAGTGTTCAGGATTGCGCGCATTTGTTTTGATGCATTTTCAGGAACCTTCCTGGGTTCAGGTACTGCTAATAAAGTAGCTTGAAATATTGATGCtccgttttgttttcatttttggtgTACTTGAGAGGCCATCTGGATCTGCCGGTCCTTTCTCACGTTAAATATTCATCGACCTGGTGAATGTGACCAGGGGAGAGCAAAAGAGGGTCATATTGTAACGTGAGCAAGGACCCGGGAGAGGTGCTGGTGGTTGAGTGAAGGGGCCTGAGCAACATTCAACAATAGCTTTGCCTAACAGATGGACGATAGTGCGCGGGGTTATAGTTCAGTGTCATCGTAGAACCCGATATCTGATTATGTCCAGCCCAACCTATAAATACAAAAGGATTACATGTGGTTACATGAATAATGAATTTGAGATTATTTTGTTGACATGCTTCTAATTTGTTGTGGCCTTGCAGAATACCACAAAGGAGCAAGCGGATCGTGTTCCTCCAGCGGACCAATTAAATAAGATCCTTGTGACCGGCTCTCGCGTGAAGTGAAGCTATTAATTAGCGCGAAAAATGTCCATGTTAGCAGGTGCAATCAGGAGAACATATTTAACAAGCTGGAAAACAAAGCGCTTATTAATGGGCCAGCGCTCCAAACTGTTTGGAATCTTTTTTGTTCGTTCAGCAGTCATAATAAAATGAAGCGTGGTTGGAGTGTACACAGTCAGCGAACTCCACAAACAATTCTAATGATGTACAAACACACCCCCACATGAAATTCATACAAAGGGGCTGCTTTTTGAGTCGATCACCTTTTAATATTTAATGACAGTCCATCAATTATGAACAAATCTGCAGCTGAACGCTCCTTAAGAAGAGGGACGGTTGCTTAGGAGCGCTGGTATGTTCTGTCACTTGTGCGGCGTTCGTAACTGGACACCCTGCAGTGTGACAGTAATACGGTGGAAAGTAAATAAGGCAGGCGGTGCGGGGATCTTTGTTGTGGGGGGCTGCCTCAAGCGTGCTACAAATCCAAGTGTTCAATAATGCAGTCGGACACGTGTCCTGCTTGCTTTGTTACCCAGCACCCTGGACATGCCCAGGCGTGCGTGAGCTAATAAAACAAGACTTTCTTTAACTTTTTAAGGAAGCTTTATTGGGCTATTTAGTAGAGcgtttgtcctcattaggatcATGGGACccccctggactggtcgccactCAATgtgtgaaaaaatatataccaaGTCTACCCACCactgatcaaataaaaaatttttggTGACGATTAACATGACCTAGATTGTCTGTACAAATTAACGAAAAAACAGAGATGTTGcagaagtgtgcacacccttacAACGGTTGTATTGAGATTTAACCAATCAGATTCATGTTTAATGGGAGACCGCACACACTTGCCACTATAATTAATAAAGTTCAGTTTTAATATGTTAAAAACTTCTacaaaagcggccattttggttgATTTTCAAAGTTAACATTTTGCGGTAGCGGATGATAATGTTAAATACACTGAAATGCTGATGATTTATTCATACCAAAATCGAAGTCAAAACAATCGTTGGCCTTGCCTCCATTTTTAGGTTATAAACACAGCTGGACACCCTAAAACTTTTTGTGTTTATGTCTGTTTGCTACCTTTCCAACTTGAGGCTAAAAATAGTCTCCGTGTATCCGGCTGGGATGCTAACAGTGCAGTCATCTTTCCCTGTGAAGGACACAACACTGTCTGAAGTTTTGGGAGCAGGGAGAAGGGAGAGCGGAGGGGGAAGGAAACGGTGACTACCGTGTGACAAGCGCCCTGTTCCTTCCTCCCAGGCCTGGGAAACAGGAAGTGCTACACACAAGGCATTATTGTGACGGAGAGGAAATGCAAGGTCCTCTAAAATAGGAACCTCAATCTGGTTGTCAATGACATGGGACAGAGACCCCCCACTGttaccacacacacaccaacagtATCTGAAATATATAGTAAAAGAAAATCCAGATATGGATATTTATTATACAGGCCTGaataataacatttcaaaggGGACATGTGTTAATCAAACGTTAAGGAGGGGCTGGTTGCGAAGAGAGCTAATCAAAATCTTCCTTAATCTGTTCCATGCTTTCAATTAGACAGGTCTGGAAATGGCCGACTCCTCTGTGAGGAGACACTGGCAGAAAACTGGCAGAGCAGAGTTGTCGGCCATGTCTTATGATTTCACACACTATCATCCTGGCAAATTCGCAGCTATTTCCCCCCTTTTGCCAAAATCAGCATGGCAGCTCATGTAGCACATTACATGGATAAGATCTCCATTGTGCACCTGTGGAGAACATAGCAGATGTTGGCCACCtgacttactttttttttttggtcaagtggggggaaaaaaaagatctgaattgtttttgtttttctcaattAAAACTAGATCCATCAATGTCATTAAGCTTTTCAGCACCAattaaaagaaaagaggaagcaaagaCATTAATCACTCTATGTAAAGTAAGATATGGCTGTTAATGCATTCAGGGGTACCATATATACACCACAAATTATGATTTGTAAAAAGATTAGGGCAGATACTGTCACATTTTTTGAATCAATTGTTTACGATAGATATACTTTTTTACTATTATGTTTTCCTATAAGCACACAGATGAATGTTGTAAAGGAATACAGCTCTTGTAATGGATTTCAGTAATATTTGTGGTGTAAGAATCACTCTTCACTCACATCTGAAATAGGAAAATCTTATTTTAATCCAGAATTCAAAAATGGCATCATTCTACATTGCAAACAGATGCATATACAAAGTagttgaacaaaacaaaatgtttactgccatctagtggtcaatGTATAGACCAACAAACAAACTTGGCTTGTGGCAGTCTGAACAGTAAATGACCTGCCTGAACCCAAAGACTACTACTTCTCCTCTAACTTGGTTGTTCTTAGCTAGAAGGGCTCCTTCAAGCCATCACTTCCATCAAAAGCGATGCTAAATCTTTAACTCCACCACCGAAAGACATTTCGCTCACTTCCTCTGATGTGGTGTCTGGGACCGGATCTGGAGTGGCCACATCCACAAAAGCCGGGAAGGCGTTTTCATCGGCTTCCATCGGCGGTggcgccgattgcggttccacGGTAGGCTCTGTAGATTCGTGTTGCTCTGACACAGGTGAGGTGTGGAGTGGGGTCTCCGTTCGAGGACCAGAACGAATCAGCAGACCTTTGTCTGTAGTGGGGTAGCGTTTGGCGGCACACTCCCGCCGCTCGCAGTGCATCTGATCCAGCAGCCTGAGCTCGGCCGGCAAGTCAAACACTTTCTCCTGAGGTAGAAAACACAGCATTTAAATTTGttcaaaaagtgaaaataattcaaatctCATTAACGATCATCGACGGAAGGGCTAACTGACTTATTATAGCTCGAATTAATGGCATGCATTTTTATTGCTAACATGGATATCCCGCTGTAAAGCTCAAATTACTTTACAGGCAttaaattttgctgttactaaaaatgaaaacccaaacaaatattttacacATACCTGTGATTGCAGTTTGGTCCTTTTAGAACTGAATACTGCGTGGCAGACTTGGCATCTTCTTTGTACAAATTATTATGTCATCCATTGACTCAACGTATCCTCTTCACCGACAGGTTCATATGaaatcatttttacattttctaaGCAAATTAAAAACCCTAAACCCTTTGGGGTTTGACCGACAGAATAATACCAAACACTTTTTCAATTTAAGTCAGCAGAAGTGACTCACCCCGAAGATACAGCAACCAAAAGTAACCCCACCAAATATTTCATGAAAAGTGTACCACAATCCAGACCATGACCCCAGTTGACTTTCAAGTTGTCTGCACATTTAAAAAACCGTCAtagaaaccccccccccccccccccctcatcatgGCACTTTTAAATTGCCAAATGACATTTGCAATATATATTTCAATGTAATGttaatcaatatttcaatgcacCACCCGGAAAACGCATTCCTACCATATTGATGCTTTCCAAATCTTCATTTGGATACTGGCTATTTGAGAGGTAGACATCCACTAAAGCCACGTAGTCCGTGAGAAGACAATCCAGCAGTGCCATTCTGAGAGGTTGCAAGTGGATCACTGACAGCGCCATCGCATTCAGCAACGGTAAAGGACATGGACGCTTGTACCACAACTTGCTTTCCTCCtgcgattaaaaataaaaacacatcgcTGTCGTGACAATTGACTGATCAGGTGGAGTAACCGGCATCGTCCTCTATCAAGATGTACCTCGGTAAACTGGGACTTGGTCTCTAGAACAGAGAGGTGGGAGGAGGGCAACTTCAGGTGGCGACTCACCAGTTCATGAAGAGTGCTTACTTTGTGAGGAAAGAATCCTCCAGTCTCAGAGTGAAAGCACATGACATCTGCCACCTTGGTAAGGTAAAggtaactttaaaaaaatggtACCACAAGGATGTACATATTGCCACCATTTCCCCCCCCTCATATACCTGAGTGTCAAAGACATTCGTCATCTTCACGCCGTGTTGTGTCATCAGACACCCGGCAATAGCTCTGCAGTCATGAACGACCTGTGTCACATAACACAATCAACGAAAGCCCCCACCCAAAAAGCATGTACGACTTCTCACCTTCAGTATGCCCTTACTCTCGAGAATCATAGTCAGACCGTTTTTAAAGGCTTTTTCTCCAAGCAAGAGAATGTCAAAGAGATACACCTTATGTTTGGTGGCAATCTAAGACACAAACATAATTAGATACAGATAACATTGAGTGAACCTAATGTTTGGAATTTTACTGAAAATGCAAGACACCAGACTTCTCACCTGAAGCCAACACAGTCGGCCATGCTTGTACATGTCCACCCCATCAGCCCCAACGCCAACCACATGCTGCTTCTTAATTTGCATAATCTATAAAGTAACATCACAAACAATCTAGCGATTGTACAGTATGGAATCCTGAGAAGTAATGTGTTTCTTACGGACTCTGAAAACTACTTACAGCGGGTCCAAATTTCTCATGAAATGCATTAATAACTTCAAATTTGAcgtattcatcatcatcatcatcagctatGAAGATAAAGACATTATTaattacaatttattgtttCTATTTTGATGATTACTGACCGTGGTAAAAAGTCTTGAATGGCTGGAATTCAGACAGCTTCAAGTGGTCTTCAGGAATATTTCTGTGCAAAATTTAACAGCTCTAAATCTAAATTTTTGCCTTCAAGGTGAGACATATTGACAACGACTTACCCATGCTTTTTGTCCTCGTCATCGGTAAACTCCACTATGAATTCACAGCTTGTTATTTGGTGGAATTTTCACTTAAAAGATATTTGTTGGCCTTTTGTACTCACCATTGACAAACTCATGGCCGAAGATTAATCTACTTCCGGGAAGTTCGCGGCCATTATCGACAAACACGactgaaaaaacacaatttcaattaaaaaaagatctgTTTAATGTCCTCGGTCATTCAAGCGCAACAAATTATTAGCTTTAATTTCGTTTGAAGTAAATAGTtacattaataaataaataaaaataaaacttcaaaccGTTCGTGAGGGTCACCGTTTTGCTGGAGCTGATTCGTTGCACAACGCCGACGCAAAACGACGATTTAAGAGTAATTTTAATACGTTTGCCTTGGAATATATTCGAGAATGAATAATCTGCCATGTTGAGCGGCACTTGAGTGtcgttaaattaaataaatcaatagtAAGTTAACTATCGAACGCGGACATTAACACCTCAATCAAGCTAACTTGATGCTGCGTTCAAGAACAACCCGCGCGTTTtggaaataatacattttttaaaaatatatatattattcttgaatattttattttgaatcatTGTTACATGTAATACATTTTTTGattcttttcaaataaaattattttcgcTATCTGAAGTGttaattttcatttattcattcatttatttattaatattatttattgtaacACGTGTAAGCAAATTAAGCAATATGACTACAGTACATAATTGTATTGCTTTTCAGCCACATGGGGGCAGGCGTATTGCATGTAGCACATTGCAATAAGCCATATAAAATCAATTCTATCATGAGCGATACTTATAAACATTGTATAAATAAGGTAGTAAAGATGTGGGAAATAAGTATTGGATGTGTTTCTTATGTAGTTCTGCAAAAGCTTAATTTGATCCAATGCCAATCATTTCTAGTTTATAGCTTTTGTATGCTCACCTGCTTGGACATGGACCGGCTGTAAAAAGTCGACAACTGATAATTACTGATCACATCTGATTTAAACTGGGTTTGAGATGATTTAATTCAATTCCAGATATTCACAAAATGAATCAGTGCTGGATTGCATTGGTTTGCCATTGCATCTTATGCTGCACATCTCTGTGATAAAACAATACAATCCAGATCAGAATTGGATTAAACTTGGGTTGACACTAAAAGTGCTGATATGCATCCCCACATCTCATTTGTTTTaactggctttaaaaaaaaaaaaaaaaaaaagttaatcgtGCTGTCACATGCACAAACTGGAACTACAAGTTCTGATATGCATGCCCACATCACATTTGTTTTaactgacattaaaaaaaaagagttaatcATGCTATCACATGCATAAACTGGATAAAATTGAAATGCTGCCTATTGTTCAATGTGGATTATTTTTTGATTAAATTTTGACCCAGCAGACAATTTTCTATCATATCTGACAGTTATGTTCCTGTTGGgatccccccctcccaaaaaaacccTGATCAAATTACATCATATACTTTAAGAATATGTCTTCACTAGTCTAAACACCGGTGAAAGTTGAGTCAAGAAAAGTGACTGGCAACCGAGTGTGACGCTCAGAGGAGTTCCTCTACCCACTTTGCAGTGCAGTTAATGACATAGCGGCCACAGTGCAGCCTGCCTCCCGCCCACAGACAAGCTGCGTCTGAATGTTGCCTGTTGCTTGTGTCACGTCCATTGAcgagtgtgcatgcgtgcgtgtgcgtgcgcagcATGCTGCTAAGAGTACCGGTGTGGCGAGCACAGTGATCAGATGCTCCCAACGAGGAGGACGCAGATGGACAGCTTAGTGCAGCCTCTCGTCGCCCAGTACCTCGCCATGGGCTGTCaatcaaaagacaacaacaaaagtgaAAGTATGACCGCGGACGACAAGGGGAAAGACGATGCGTAAGTGTCATACGAAGATTTGAGTCTTTTcgttgaattctttttcaaattcttTCCGTCGCTTGTTCTGTATATTTACTTTTTCATTTGTGTATGCATATTTTGTCGATACGTAGGCTCttacagcaaaaataaaataagagtaATGCATAACATTTAAGAAATGTTGCTTTTTCATcttagttggaaaaaaaaagattagtatTTCCCGGTCAGCCATCAAGCTAAAGTGGATGTCCGTAATTAAGTGGTATTTCCCACAGTTGGAGGAAGGAAATGAGAACAATGCATACTATCTCACGGGAGTTCCTTTAAACACAAGCCATCTTTTGTACTTTGCATTTTGTGCGATGGACGTTGCGGCAAAAAATACTCACACTCTGTATTTAAGGGGAACTACTGCATGCATAGAAGCAGaacatatatttttatattcagAAGAAATATTTAATGCgatcatgtgtgtgtttatttccaaaaaggagAGGGACACCAGGATCCGGCCCCAGGTCGAGAGTTTCCCCTCCAGGACGTCCTAAAAAATTCCACAAGCCAGGTCAGGTCCAGACCCCCATGGGGAAACCCACAGTGTCAATAGGCCATCTCGCCAAAGGAGCCAGCTGGGAGGAGCTGATCCAGGCTTGTTTGCAGGCCTTTGGTAAGCCTTATCTAGCCTTCCTTGAAGTGGTTTCAAAAGTCTAAGCACCCCTGTAGCTGACTCGCATTCAACGTGAATATAATCAGTCCATTTTGAACACTGTAAAATCCAAGTTCTACACTTATGCAACtacattttctgtttttattttaggtTTGTGATTTGGCTTGCAGTCATCTCACTAAAATCTGCAGAT is a genomic window of Syngnathus typhle isolate RoL2023-S1 ecotype Sweden linkage group LG16, RoL_Styp_1.0, whole genome shotgun sequence containing:
- the exd1 gene encoding piRNA biogenesis protein EXD1; this translates as MADYSFSNIFQGKRIKITLKSSFCVGVVQRISSSKTVTLTNVVFVDNGRELPGSRLIFGHEFVNVEFTDDEDKKHGNIPEDHLKLSEFQPFKTFYHADDDDDEYVKFEVINAFHEKFGPAIMQIKKQHVVGVGADGVDMYKHGRLCWLQIATKHKVYLFDILLLGEKAFKNGLTMILESKGILKVVHDCRAIAGCLMTQHGVKMTNVFDTQVADVMCFHSETGGFFPHKVSTLHELVSRHLKLPSSHLSVLETKSQFTEEESKLWYKRPCPLPLLNAMALSVIHLQPLRMALLDCLLTDYVALVDVYLSNSQYPNEDLESINMEKVFDLPAELRLLDQMHCERRECAAKRYPTTDKGLLIRSGPRTETPLHTSPVSEQHESTEPTVEPQSAPPPMEADENAFPAFVDVATPDPVPDTTSEEVSEMSFGGGVKDLASLLMEVMA